Proteins from one Coffea arabica cultivar ET-39 chromosome 8c, Coffea Arabica ET-39 HiFi, whole genome shotgun sequence genomic window:
- the LOC113705394 gene encoding dolichol-phosphate mannose synthase subunit 2 yields MDLADKAVGLLLSGISLSVFTYYTFWVIILPFVDTDHFVHKYFLPQEYAILIPVFALVALLCFLCMFVGYVMLKSKKKKA; encoded by the exons ATGGATTTAGCAGACAAGGCCGTGGGGCTGCTGTTATCGGGAATCAGCTTGTCAGTTTTCACTTACTATACATTCTGGGTGATCATACTG CCGTTCGTTGATACTGATCATTTTGTGCACAAGTACTTTTTGCCTCAAGAATATGCCATTCTGATTCCGGTGTTTGCTCTTGTGGCGCTGCTTTGCTTCCTCTGCATGTTTGTTGGATATgtgatgctcaaatccaaaaAGAAGAAGGCATAA
- the LOC113706582 gene encoding probable calcium-binding protein CML18, with protein MSSKEPVSLDDEQLAELREIFRSFDRNNDGSLTQLELGSLLRSLGLKPSPDQLETLIQKADRNNNGLVEFSEFIALVAPELLPAKSPYTEEQLKQLFRMFDRDGNGFITAAELAHSMAKLGHALTAEELTGMIKEADTDGDGRISFQEFSQAITSAAFDNSWS; from the coding sequence ATGAGCAGTAAAGAGCCAGTAAGTTTGGATGATGAGCAATTAGCAGAGCTTCGAGAAATCTTCCGATCATTCGACAGAAACAACGATGGAAGCCTCACGCAGTTAGAGCTAGGATCGCTGTTGAGATCGCTAGGCCTAAAACCAAGCCCTGATCAGCTTGAAACTTTGATCCAAAAGGCTGACAGAAACAACAATGGTTTAGTTGAATTTTCAGAGTTTATTGCTTTAGTAGCGCCAGAACTTCTACCTGCCAAATCTCCGTACACGGAGGAGCAGTTGAAGCAGTTGTTCAGGATGTTTGACAGAGATGGCAATGGTTTTATTACTGCCGCAGAGTTGGCTCACTCCATGGCCAAGCTTGGACATGCCTTGACTGCTGAAGAGCTTACTGGGATGATTAAAGAAGCTGATACTGATGGAGATGGAAGGATTAGTTTTCAGGAGTTTTCGCAGGCGATTACTTCTGCTGCTTTTGATAATTCTTGGAGTTAA